In the genome of Pseudomonas bubulae, one region contains:
- a CDS encoding ABC transporter ATP-binding protein has protein sequence MTQALIELSDLSFGWPGHPVLLDIPAFRLQAGETLFLKGPSGSGKTTLLGLLGGVQKANSGSIRLLGQELGELGSGARDRFRVDHTGYIFQQFNLLPFLSVRENVELPCHFSKLRASRAVQRHGSVDNAAQTLLAHLGLKDPALLERRADSLSIGQQQRVAAARALIGQPELVIADEPTSALDADAREAFIQLLFAECREAGASLLFVSHDQSLAPLFDRNLSLSELNRAALSVEV, from the coding sequence ATGACCCAAGCACTTATCGAACTGAGCGACCTGAGTTTCGGCTGGCCGGGGCACCCCGTGCTACTGGATATTCCGGCGTTTCGCCTGCAAGCAGGTGAAACCCTGTTCCTCAAAGGCCCCAGTGGCAGTGGCAAAACCACTTTGCTGGGGTTGCTTGGCGGCGTGCAAAAAGCCAACAGCGGCAGCATCCGCTTGCTCGGCCAGGAGCTGGGAGAGCTGGGTTCCGGGGCCCGTGACCGTTTCCGGGTTGACCACACGGGCTATATCTTCCAGCAATTCAATTTGCTGCCATTTTTGTCGGTTCGCGAGAACGTCGAGCTGCCTTGCCACTTTTCCAAACTGCGTGCCAGCCGCGCCGTGCAACGCCACGGCAGTGTGGATAACGCCGCGCAAACCCTGCTGGCCCATCTGGGCCTTAAAGACCCGGCCCTGCTGGAGCGACGTGCAGACTCGTTATCCATCGGCCAGCAGCAGCGTGTTGCCGCCGCCCGCGCACTGATCGGTCAGCCCGAACTGGTGATTGCCGACGAGCCCACATCAGCGCTGGACGCGGACGCTCGCGAAGCCTTTATCCAGCTGCTGTTTGCCGAATGCCGTGAAGCGGGTGCCAGCCTGTTGTTTGTCAGCCACGATCAAAGCCTGGCCCCTCTGTTCGACCGTAACCTGTCGTTGTCTGAACTCAATCGCGCCGCCCTGTCGGTAGAGGTCTGA
- a CDS encoding mechanosensitive ion channel family protein, with translation MYKFKTVFLLLVLLCSGNGMLLAAPTLASVIKAEESDGKPPVLVDGGLLGALGAGMDEVQGQLGLSMQLLDAWRLRTERAAGEVGQLVEQASTHPSWSGVGDFFLLTVIWSGVFFGLMLAGRLLARYLCTTRSMVDRPRIQTLVGYVVPYMLPALVSLMLALYASRMLQDTLGRSFGLTLTYAGSAGVFCVALVLSLSTLFETGHKRRAVQIIRQYSKRALFLIGFFSALSDAMSSPQIARQIGGNIASCLSVFAGLLACAILGWLVVRLRRPVAHLIRNRALAQRLGQPALQESLRIFSVLWYWPVLLMLLVSARNLLGVGEGSERALRSALLTSGLLIGTVFLSTILHHSFRARTQHTGAYKERFIGVVYALLRIALAVTFIELLAKIWGFSLLAFASDSNTGKVISDSLGHILLILLVTWLTWVVLDTAIQQALEPATNRRGSHEPSTRIKTILPLARNAIKVILVVICTITTMANLGVNVAPFLAGAGVIGLAIGFGSQQLVQDVITGLFIIIEDTISVGDWVVIDSAHAGTVEGLTIRTLRLRDSRGFVHSVPFGQIKAVINHSRQFAYAFFSVQFTYDTDMDKATALIREAGSQISSDPLLSLSLQGSLTIFGVDSMNLDGVTITAQFRTMSGAQNTVSRAFNDRLKKLVDKSPDVHFAQHYPQGFLLPVREPEQTLPADSLAQRSTVLLTDIPPRSQ, from the coding sequence TTGTACAAATTCAAAACAGTGTTTCTGCTTCTTGTCCTGTTGTGCTCGGGCAATGGCATGCTTTTGGCCGCCCCTACGCTGGCCTCTGTGATCAAGGCCGAGGAATCCGATGGCAAGCCTCCCGTGCTGGTGGATGGCGGGCTGCTGGGTGCCTTGGGTGCGGGGATGGACGAGGTTCAAGGTCAGCTCGGCCTGAGTATGCAGTTGCTGGACGCCTGGCGTTTACGCACCGAGCGGGCGGCAGGTGAAGTAGGGCAACTGGTCGAGCAGGCATCCACACATCCTTCCTGGAGTGGTGTAGGCGACTTTTTCTTGCTGACGGTTATCTGGTCCGGCGTTTTTTTCGGGTTGATGCTCGCAGGAAGATTGCTGGCGCGTTATTTGTGTACCACGCGTTCGATGGTTGACCGGCCACGCATCCAGACGCTGGTGGGTTATGTGGTGCCCTACATGTTGCCTGCGCTGGTCTCGTTGATGCTGGCCCTGTACGCCAGCCGCATGCTGCAAGACACCTTGGGTCGCTCGTTCGGCCTGACCCTGACCTATGCCGGCAGCGCCGGGGTGTTCTGTGTGGCGCTGGTGCTGTCACTGAGTACCTTGTTTGAAACGGGCCACAAGCGCCGCGCGGTGCAGATTATTCGTCAGTACTCGAAACGGGCGCTGTTCTTGATCGGCTTTTTTTCGGCACTGAGCGACGCAATGAGCAGCCCGCAAATTGCGCGGCAAATCGGCGGCAATATCGCCAGTTGTCTGTCGGTATTCGCCGGCCTGCTGGCGTGCGCCATTCTGGGCTGGCTGGTGGTACGGCTGCGGCGGCCCGTGGCTCACCTGATCCGCAATCGGGCCCTGGCACAACGGCTCGGGCAGCCAGCCTTGCAAGAGTCGTTGCGCATTTTTTCGGTACTCTGGTACTGGCCCGTGCTGCTGATGTTGCTGGTGAGCGCGCGCAATTTACTGGGCGTGGGTGAGGGCAGTGAACGTGCCTTGCGCAGTGCATTGCTGACATCGGGCCTGCTGATCGGCACGGTATTTCTGAGCACGATTCTGCATCATTCATTTCGGGCGCGAACCCAGCATACAGGGGCCTATAAAGAGCGTTTTATCGGTGTGGTTTACGCATTGCTGCGCATTGCCCTGGCCGTGACCTTTATTGAGTTGCTGGCGAAGATCTGGGGTTTCTCGCTGTTGGCCTTCGCTTCCGACAGCAATACCGGCAAGGTCATCAGTGATTCCCTGGGCCATATCCTGTTGATCCTTCTGGTGACCTGGTTGACCTGGGTGGTGCTCGACACGGCCATTCAACAAGCGCTGGAACCGGCCACCAACCGGCGCGGGAGCCATGAGCCCAGTACGCGAATCAAGACCATCCTGCCGCTGGCGCGCAATGCTATCAAAGTGATTCTGGTGGTGATCTGTACCATCACCACCATGGCCAATCTGGGGGTGAACGTCGCGCCCTTCCTGGCTGGCGCCGGGGTGATAGGCCTGGCCATCGGCTTTGGCTCCCAGCAGTTGGTGCAGGACGTGATTACCGGGCTGTTTATCATTATTGAAGACACCATCTCGGTGGGTGACTGGGTGGTGATCGACTCCGCCCATGCCGGCACCGTCGAGGGGTTGACCATACGAACCCTGCGCCTTCGCGATTCGAGAGGTTTTGTCCATTCGGTGCCTTTCGGTCAGATCAAGGCCGTCATCAACCATTCCCGGCAGTTTGCCTATGCCTTTTTTTCCGTGCAGTTCACCTATGACACCGATATGGACAAAGCGACGGCCCTGATTCGGGAAGCGGGGAGCCAGATCAGCAGCGATCCTTTGCTCAGCCTGAGCCTGCAGGGTTCGCTGACGATCTTTGGCGTCGACAGCATGAACCTCGATGGCGTGACCATAACCGCGCAGTTCCGAACCATGTCCGGGGCGCAGAACACCGTGAGCCGGGCATTCAATGACCGGCTTAAAAAGCTTGTGGATAAGTCGCCGGATGTTCACTTCGCACAGCATTATCCACAGGGGTTTCTGCTGCCCGTGCGGGAGCCGGAACAAACGCTGCCAGCGGACTCCTTGGCGCAACGGTCTACGGTATTACTGACTGATATTCCGCCCAGATCCCAATGA
- a CDS encoding AMP-binding protein, translated as MIDAILSALDNPQQSALRQITVIEENGEEKSISYAALAQQALAVSSALTELGVVRNDLVILALPASIDHLLLLTGCVLIGALPCTVALPGRLMADSPRNQIYVACQLFAPRLLIASESNTPALQRLLSNLPVRVVTSAEVSLAASAGFPVRVERCQADSGHHVQLTSGSTGRPKAAILSHRNVIANVRGIGGVVGYSVERGDASASWLPLHHDMGLVTLLSNLYYQAPLLLMQPASFIRNPLGWLKRMSSFGATTTAAPTFALQYCIRRYREASMKEVDLSKLRNIFVGAERVDEACLREFAQTFSPHGLSRSALQPCYGMAESTLAVTMHNTTFDYDKQALSYVIPDRIDSGAVIDHWQARRADDNSRRVETVLSMGRPIDGMQVAVRALDSSDAKDREVGEIFIRGSSVMSGYLPAEGQTEHYQSGDWFATGDIGYRVDEHLFVLGRKKELIIIRGSNYFPHEIEDVIASHPLLASGGNAIAAFGIYDETQRTESLAILIELETKHNPIELRTQLQNQLREKFGFGAHAITFVLPGSLPRTTSNKLKRLECRTIYLQTVLDNKDKADREQLVS; from the coding sequence ATGATCGATGCTATTTTGTCTGCCTTGGATAATCCACAGCAAAGTGCACTGCGGCAAATTACTGTTATAGAAGAGAACGGGGAAGAAAAAAGCATTTCCTATGCAGCGTTGGCACAACAAGCATTGGCGGTCTCTTCAGCCCTGACCGAACTGGGGGTTGTTCGTAATGACCTAGTTATTCTTGCCCTGCCGGCATCGATCGATCACTTGTTACTGCTGACTGGATGCGTGTTGATTGGCGCCTTGCCTTGCACCGTCGCGCTGCCTGGAAGATTGATGGCAGACTCACCGCGCAATCAGATATATGTGGCCTGTCAGTTGTTTGCACCGCGCCTGCTGATCGCATCCGAAAGCAATACACCGGCACTCCAGCGCTTGCTTTCCAACCTGCCTGTACGCGTGGTCACGAGCGCAGAGGTGAGCCTCGCTGCCAGCGCAGGGTTTCCAGTGCGCGTGGAACGCTGCCAGGCTGACAGCGGCCATCATGTGCAACTGACCTCGGGCTCGACCGGTCGCCCCAAGGCCGCCATCCTGAGCCATCGCAATGTCATCGCCAATGTGCGCGGTATCGGCGGTGTTGTTGGCTACAGTGTCGAACGCGGCGACGCCTCTGCGTCCTGGCTGCCGCTGCATCACGACATGGGCCTGGTGACGCTACTGTCGAACCTGTATTACCAGGCACCGCTGCTATTGATGCAGCCGGCCAGTTTTATTCGCAACCCGCTTGGCTGGCTCAAGCGCATGTCCAGCTTTGGCGCAACCACCACGGCGGCGCCGACTTTCGCCCTGCAGTATTGCATTCGCCGTTACCGCGAAGCGTCAATGAAAGAGGTGGATCTGAGCAAGTTGCGCAATATCTTTGTCGGCGCCGAAAGGGTCGATGAAGCCTGCCTGAGGGAGTTTGCACAGACATTCTCGCCCCACGGCCTTTCACGTTCTGCGCTGCAACCCTGCTACGGCATGGCGGAATCGACGCTGGCAGTGACCATGCATAACACGACCTTTGATTACGACAAGCAGGCGCTCTCCTACGTGATTCCTGACCGTATCGACTCCGGCGCGGTAATCGATCATTGGCAGGCACGCCGCGCCGACGATAACAGTCGGCGGGTAGAAACCGTACTGTCGATGGGCCGGCCGATTGACGGGATGCAAGTGGCGGTAAGGGCTTTGGACAGTTCCGACGCCAAGGACCGCGAAGTGGGCGAAATTTTCATACGTGGTTCTTCGGTCATGTCCGGCTATTTACCCGCCGAAGGCCAGACCGAGCACTACCAGAGCGGCGACTGGTTTGCGACCGGGGATATAGGTTATCGAGTGGATGAGCACTTGTTTGTACTCGGCCGCAAGAAAGAACTCATCATTATCCGCGGCAGTAATTATTTCCCCCATGAAATTGAAGACGTCATTGCCTCACACCCTTTATTGGCCAGCGGGGGTAATGCAATAGCGGCCTTCGGTATCTACGACGAGACACAGAGAACCGAGAGCCTGGCGATTCTGATCGAGCTTGAAACGAAGCATAACCCTATCGAACTGCGCACCCAACTTCAAAACCAATTGCGTGAGAAGTTCGGATTTGGTGCCCACGCCATTACATTCGTGCTACCCGGAAGTTTGCCACGTACGACCAGCAACAAACTCAAGCGCTTGGAATGCCGAACTATTTATCTGCAAACCGTACTGGACAACAAAGACAAGGCCGATCGCGAACAGCTTGTTAGTTAA
- a CDS encoding sugar nucleotide-binding protein: MRMRLMLLGGGNALGQALIRLGAEEDINFLAPRPPQDGWDAASLTQLLDDTRPDAVINLAYYFDWFQAQTVSESRLAAQERAVERLAELCQHHSITLLQPSSYRVFDGSRATAYSEKDEPVPLGLRGQALWRIEQSVRAICPQHVLLRFGWLLDDSPDGTLGRFLAQAEKPGELLMADDRRGNPTPVDDAARVIISVLKQLDCAAPLWGTYHYAGHEATTPLALGQAILAEARNLHELAIEAPTPQAHAARPDAAEEPQHAVLACKKILHTFGIKPRAWRAALPTLLDRFYRHG, translated from the coding sequence ATGCGAATGCGCCTTATGTTATTGGGCGGCGGAAATGCCCTCGGGCAGGCGCTGATTCGTCTGGGTGCCGAGGAAGACATCAATTTCCTAGCCCCGCGCCCGCCACAAGACGGTTGGGACGCCGCGAGCCTCACGCAACTGCTCGATGACACCCGCCCGGATGCTGTCATCAACCTTGCGTACTACTTCGACTGGTTTCAGGCGCAGACAGTAAGCGAGTCGCGTCTTGCCGCGCAGGAGCGCGCTGTCGAGCGTCTGGCCGAGCTGTGCCAGCACCACAGCATCACCTTGTTGCAACCTTCCAGCTATCGGGTTTTCGATGGCTCGCGTGCGACGGCCTACAGCGAAAAAGACGAACCCGTCCCGCTCGGGTTACGCGGTCAGGCACTGTGGCGTATCGAACAAAGTGTGCGGGCCATTTGCCCGCAACATGTGCTGCTGCGTTTTGGCTGGTTGCTCGATGACAGCCCGGATGGCACCCTCGGGCGGTTTCTGGCCCAGGCCGAAAAACCGGGTGAGTTGTTGATGGCCGATGATCGACGGGGCAACCCGACGCCGGTGGATGATGCTGCGCGGGTGATTATCTCGGTACTGAAGCAGCTCGATTGCGCGGCGCCGCTGTGGGGCACTTACCACTACGCCGGGCACGAAGCGACAACGCCGCTGGCGCTGGGGCAGGCAATCCTGGCCGAGGCCCGTAACCTGCACGAACTGGCAATCGAAGCGCCGACACCCCAGGCGCACGCCGCGCGGCCCGACGCGGCAGAAGAACCCCAGCACGCGGTGCTGGCGTGCAAAAAAATTCTACACACCTTCGGGATCAAGCCTCGCGCCTGGCGTGCGGCGCTCCCCACTTTACTGGACAGGTTTTATCGTCATGGTTGA
- a CDS encoding acyl carrier protein, whose product MTTETLNTLELLKKEAAKILNIESVDTHVGLGELGIDSLNVVELIVYCEQLYGSIDPEQLNITQYTTLEQIDSQLQQQQVA is encoded by the coding sequence ATGACGACTGAAACCCTCAACACGCTGGAACTTCTGAAGAAAGAAGCCGCCAAGATTCTCAATATCGAATCCGTCGATACCCATGTCGGTTTGGGCGAACTGGGTATCGATTCACTCAATGTGGTTGAGCTGATCGTCTATTGCGAACAGCTCTACGGATCGATTGATCCTGAGCAACTGAACATCACGCAGTACACCACTCTGGAGCAAATCGACTCGCAGTTGCAGCAGCAACAAGTCGCCTGA
- a CDS encoding OmpW family protein has translation MHKSLLSAAALALAVVAPLAHAHTEGDIIVRAGAITVNPKADSSSVKVDQGPLAGADLGGKATMSSDTQLGLNFAYMITDHVGIELLAATPFEHDVKLKGTGLAAANGKLGSLKHLPPTLSVVYYPLDTKSAFQPYVGAGINYTWIYDEHVGSRASAEGFDNFKAKNSWGMAWQLGADYMLTDNIMINAQARYIDIDTRATVENNAVAPGTRAKVNVDVDPWVYMVGLGYKF, from the coding sequence ATGCACAAGTCTTTGCTCAGCGCAGCCGCCCTTGCGCTCGCCGTCGTCGCCCCTCTTGCCCACGCGCACACGGAAGGCGACATCATCGTGCGTGCCGGTGCTATCACGGTAAACCCGAAAGCCGACAGCTCCAGCGTCAAGGTTGATCAAGGCCCGTTGGCAGGTGCTGATCTGGGTGGCAAGGCGACCATGAGCAGCGACACGCAACTGGGTCTGAACTTCGCTTACATGATCACCGACCATGTGGGTATCGAATTGCTGGCAGCCACACCGTTTGAGCATGACGTGAAACTCAAGGGTACTGGCCTGGCAGCCGCCAACGGCAAACTGGGTAGCCTCAAACACTTGCCGCCAACCCTGAGCGTTGTGTACTACCCACTGGATACCAAATCGGCATTCCAGCCTTACGTCGGTGCCGGCATCAACTACACCTGGATCTACGACGAACACGTCGGCAGCCGTGCCAGCGCCGAAGGGTTCGACAACTTCAAGGCAAAAAACTCCTGGGGCATGGCCTGGCAGCTGGGTGCTGACTACATGCTGACCGACAACATCATGATCAACGCCCAGGCGCGTTATATCGATATCGACACCCGCGCCACTGTGGAAAACAACGCCGTTGCACCAGGCACTCGTGCCAAGGTCAACGTAGACGTGGACCCATGGGTATACATGGTTGGCCTGGGCTACAAATTCTAA
- a CDS encoding ferritin-like domain-containing protein: protein MQTEHKPTLDDGEPIKWNFSVEAYMSQTYDFSNDSLNALYQKTKANQWDVNTDIDWSYELNPDNPLGMPDGTLLIYGTDVWNKMNEKNRAEIRHHSQGWTLSQVLHGEQAALICASKLAVAEESLSARLCAAGQIIDEARHIEAFGRLVNNKLPISYPMSKALKGLLEDTITTSKLDMTNLGMQVLVEGIALSLFQSMVAYTKDPFIKDLMTRIQRDEARHFAIGRITLGSVYKEMSGTERKEREEFVVEGAYTLYEHLCADDIWEPMGLSKKECSHLVRSSEVANSMRRSIFRRLVPTIREMGLLTPRVSDAFEKLRVLDYAAMPMPA from the coding sequence ATGCAAACAGAGCACAAACCGACATTGGATGATGGCGAGCCGATCAAGTGGAATTTCTCGGTCGAGGCTTACATGTCTCAGACCTACGATTTCAGCAATGACAGCTTGAATGCGCTGTATCAGAAAACCAAGGCCAACCAGTGGGATGTCAATACCGACATCGATTGGAGCTACGAGCTCAACCCGGACAATCCACTGGGCATGCCGGACGGCACACTGCTGATCTACGGCACCGATGTCTGGAACAAAATGAATGAAAAAAACCGCGCCGAAATTCGCCATCACTCGCAAGGCTGGACCCTGTCACAGGTACTGCACGGTGAACAGGCTGCCCTGATTTGCGCATCGAAACTGGCGGTGGCAGAAGAAAGCCTCTCGGCTCGCCTCTGTGCTGCCGGGCAAATCATCGATGAAGCCCGTCATATTGAAGCATTCGGGCGCCTGGTGAATAACAAGCTGCCCATCAGCTACCCCATGAGCAAGGCGCTCAAAGGCCTGCTGGAAGACACCATTACCACCAGCAAACTCGATATGACCAACCTCGGCATGCAAGTGCTGGTGGAGGGCATTGCGCTGTCACTGTTTCAAAGCATGGTCGCCTACACCAAAGACCCTTTTATCAAAGACCTGATGACGCGCATTCAGCGCGATGAGGCGCGCCATTTCGCCATTGGCCGCATCACGCTGGGCAGTGTGTACAAGGAAATGAGCGGAACTGAACGCAAGGAGCGCGAAGAGTTTGTGGTTGAAGGTGCTTACACCTTGTACGAGCACCTGTGCGCCGACGACATATGGGAGCCGATGGGCTTATCCAAAAAAGAGTGCAGCCACCTGGTCAGGAGTTCTGAAGTGGCCAACTCCATGCGCCGTTCCATTTTCCGGCGGCTGGTGCCGACCATCCGCGAAATGGGTTTGCTGACGCCCCGTGTAAGCGATGCCTTTGAAAAGCTCAGAGTGCTGGACTACGCCGCCATGCCAATGCCGGCTTAA
- a CDS encoding DUF3299 domain-containing protein, giving the protein MSRVLLALLLLVATPLWAAEPKELTWSEMIPADAPPEAPDMTPLHDLSQMGNMEAAPAARQDLPNAPVVPALDGQLIRLPGYIVPLEVSEDGRTTDFLLVPYFGACIHVPPPPSNQIVHVTSKEGVKLDELYQPYWIVGALQVKASTSELADAGYQMDAQRIVVYELPE; this is encoded by the coding sequence ATGTCTCGCGTGCTGCTGGCACTGTTACTGCTGGTTGCGACGCCGCTGTGGGCGGCCGAACCGAAAGAGCTGACCTGGTCGGAAATGATCCCGGCGGATGCGCCGCCTGAAGCACCGGACATGACGCCCCTGCATGACCTCTCGCAGATGGGCAATATGGAAGCCGCCCCGGCAGCCAGGCAGGACTTGCCCAATGCGCCGGTGGTCCCGGCGCTGGATGGCCAGTTGATTCGCCTGCCGGGGTATATCGTGCCCCTTGAAGTCAGCGAAGACGGGCGCACCACGGACTTTTTGCTGGTGCCGTACTTCGGTGCCTGCATCCATGTACCGCCACCGCCGTCGAACCAGATCGTGCACGTGACCAGCAAGGAAGGGGTCAAACTCGACGAGTTGTACCAGCCGTACTGGATCGTGGGCGCGCTGCAGGTCAAGGCCAGCACTAGCGAACTGGCGGATGCGGGGTATCAGATGGATGCGCAGCGGATCGTGGTGTATGAATTGCCGGAGTAA
- a CDS encoding NAD-dependent epimerase/dehydratase family protein, whose translation MVDAPVLITGGAGFIGSNLVDALLAKGYSVRILDDMSTGKRSNLPMANSRVELIEGDVADAALVAKVMAGCSAVVHLAAVASVQASVDDPVRTHQSNFIGTLNVCEAMRETGIKRVVFASSAAVYGNNGEGESIVEDTPKAPLTPYAADKLSSEYYLDFYRRQHGLEPVIFRFFNIFGPRQDPSSPYSGVISIFSERAEKGLPITIFGDGEQTRDFVYVGDLVKILVQAVETENAEAGAVNVGLNKATTLNQMLAALSEVVGELPPISHGPARSGDIRHSRADNSRLLQRFTLGETTPMSVGLARLLGR comes from the coding sequence ATGGTTGATGCTCCCGTTTTAATCACCGGTGGTGCCGGTTTTATTGGCTCCAACCTGGTAGACGCCTTGTTGGCCAAGGGCTACTCCGTAAGAATTCTCGATGACATGTCCACAGGCAAACGCAGCAACTTGCCAATGGCCAACTCGCGGGTCGAGCTGATTGAAGGTGACGTGGCCGATGCCGCACTGGTTGCCAAAGTCATGGCCGGTTGCAGCGCAGTGGTTCACCTGGCGGCGGTTGCTTCGGTACAGGCCTCGGTAGACGACCCGGTGCGTACTCACCAAAGCAACTTCATCGGCACCCTGAATGTGTGCGAAGCCATGCGCGAAACAGGGATCAAGCGCGTTGTTTTCGCCTCCAGTGCTGCGGTCTACGGCAATAACGGCGAAGGCGAGTCGATTGTCGAAGACACGCCTAAAGCGCCATTGACACCTTATGCCGCCGACAAGTTGTCCAGCGAGTACTACCTGGATTTCTATCGTCGCCAGCACGGTCTGGAGCCGGTGATCTTTCGCTTCTTCAATATCTTTGGCCCGCGCCAGGACCCCTCCTCGCCTTATTCGGGCGTGATCAGCATTTTCAGTGAGCGTGCTGAAAAGGGCCTGCCGATCACTATCTTTGGCGATGGCGAACAAACGCGCGACTTCGTGTATGTGGGTGATCTGGTCAAGATTCTGGTGCAAGCCGTCGAAACCGAGAACGCTGAAGCGGGTGCCGTGAACGTAGGCTTGAACAAGGCCACTACACTCAATCAAATGCTGGCAGCGTTGAGCGAAGTGGTCGGCGAGTTGCCACCGATCAGCCACGGTCCGGCCCGCTCGGGTGATATCCGCCATTCCCGTGCTGACAATAGCCGTTTGTTGCAACGCTTCACCCTCGGTGAAACCACACCAATGAGTGTCGGGCTGGCACGCCTGCTGGGCCGCTAA
- a CDS encoding DUF2796 domain-containing protein, with protein sequence MRRLLLALPFALLPLAMAHAADDHDHDHEHSSLAPHEHGVGSLNVALDGQTLELDLDGPSMNLVGFEHVATTDADKAKVSSVRKQLEDPLVLFSIPKAAGCTAEAQELKSPLFEPAPEEGSAKGEHHHSDIEAHYAFTCSTPDALKALDLAQFFKTFPGTHKFKVQLIGPSGQQAVEVTAKAPVLKF encoded by the coding sequence ATGCGCCGTTTGCTTCTTGCTTTGCCGTTTGCCTTGTTGCCGCTGGCGATGGCTCACGCCGCCGACGATCATGATCACGACCATGAACACAGCAGCCTGGCGCCCCATGAACATGGCGTAGGCAGCTTGAATGTCGCGCTCGACGGCCAGACCCTGGAACTGGACCTGGATGGCCCGTCGATGAACCTGGTGGGCTTTGAACACGTTGCTACCACTGATGCTGACAAGGCCAAAGTCAGCTCGGTACGCAAACAACTGGAAGACCCACTGGTGCTGTTCAGCATCCCCAAGGCCGCCGGTTGCACAGCTGAAGCGCAGGAACTGAAAAGCCCGCTGTTCGAACCGGCGCCGGAAGAAGGCAGCGCCAAGGGCGAGCACCATCACAGCGATATCGAAGCCCACTATGCGTTTACCTGCAGCACGCCGGACGCTTTGAAAGCGCTGGATCTGGCGCAGTTTTTCAAGACATTCCCCGGCACCCATAAATTCAAGGTACAACTGATCGGCCCGAGCGGTCAGCAAGCCGTGGAAGTGACAGCCAAGGCACCTGTGCTGAAGTTTTAA
- a CDS encoding ABC transporter permease, with product MYLFRLALASLANRRFTAMLTAFAIALSVCLLLAVERVRTEARASFASTISGTDLIVGARSGSVNLLLYSVFRIGNATNNIRWDSFEHFANNPKVKWAIPMSLGDSHRGYRVMGTSEAYFEHYQYGHKQNLKLASGRPFASDPFEVVLGAEVADALHYKLGDKLVLAHGVAAISLVKHDDKPFTVVGILARTGTPVDRTLHISLGGMEAIHIDWHNGVPAHGAGRISADQARNMDLTPQAITAFMLGLNSKISTFALQREINDFRGEPMMAILPGVALQELWSLMSTAEKALFVVSLFVVLTGLIGMLTAILTSLNERRREMAILRSVGARPWHIATLLVFEALALALAGVIAGVGLLYVCIAVAQGYVQSNYGLYLPLAWPSEYEWTLLGGILAAALLMGCVPAWRAYRQSLADGLSIRL from the coding sequence ATGTATCTGTTTCGTCTAGCGTTGGCCAGCCTGGCCAACCGCCGCTTTACCGCAATGCTGACCGCCTTCGCCATTGCCCTGTCGGTGTGCCTGCTGCTGGCCGTGGAGCGGGTCCGCACCGAAGCCCGCGCCAGCTTCGCCAGTACCATCAGCGGCACCGACCTGATCGTGGGTGCCCGCTCGGGCTCGGTCAATCTGCTGCTGTATTCGGTGTTCCGCATCGGCAATGCCACCAACAATATTCGTTGGGACAGCTTTGAACATTTCGCCAACAACCCGAAAGTGAAATGGGCCATCCCCATGTCCCTGGGCGACTCGCACCGCGGCTATCGGGTGATGGGCACCAGCGAGGCGTACTTCGAGCACTACCAGTACGGCCACAAGCAAAACCTGAAACTGGCCAGCGGCCGTCCTTTTGCCAGCGATCCGTTCGAAGTGGTACTGGGTGCCGAAGTCGCCGATGCCCTGCATTACAAACTGGGCGACAAACTGGTGCTGGCTCATGGCGTGGCGGCGATCAGCCTGGTCAAGCACGACGACAAACCGTTCACCGTGGTTGGCATTCTCGCGCGCACCGGTACCCCGGTGGACCGCACGCTGCATATCAGCCTGGGCGGTATGGAAGCAATCCATATCGACTGGCATAACGGCGTGCCCGCCCACGGTGCCGGGCGTATCAGCGCTGACCAGGCCCGCAATATGGACCTAACCCCCCAGGCCATCACTGCGTTCATGCTGGGCCTGAACAGCAAAATTTCGACTTTTGCCCTGCAACGGGAGATCAACGATTTTCGCGGTGAGCCGATGATGGCCATTTTACCGGGGGTAGCCCTGCAGGAACTCTGGAGCTTGATGAGCACTGCTGAAAAAGCGTTGTTTGTGGTGTCGCTGTTTGTGGTACTGACCGGACTGATCGGCATGCTCACCGCAATCTTGACCAGCCTCAATGAGCGGCGCCGCGAGATGGCGATCTTGCGCTCCGTGGGCGCCCGCCCTTGGCATATCGCCACGTTACTGGTGTTCGAAGCACTGGCTCTGGCACTCGCCGGAGTGATCGCCGGTGTCGGTCTGTTGTATGTGTGCATTGCCGTGGCCCAAGGCTATGTGCAATCGAACTACGGGTTGTATTTGCCACTGGCGTGGCCAAGTGAATATGAATGGACGCTGCTCGGCGGTATTCTGGCAGCGGCCCTGTTGATGGGCTGCGTGCCTGCCTGGCGCGCCTACCGACAATCGCTGGCAGATGGTCTGTCCATTCGTTTATGA